Below is a window of Dethiosulfovibrio faecalis DNA.
TTTCATGGAGTTTTTCACCCGGCCTAATTCCGACTGTTTTCTGAGGCGTTTTCGGAGCTACGGCTGTGGCGATGTCCACCACCCTGGCCGATGGGATTTTAGGTACGAAGAGCTCCCCTCCCTGCATACGCAGAAAGGCTTTCACCACGAAGTCCACTCCCTGAGGGAGAGTTATCCAAAAACGGGTCATGCCGTCGTGGGTTATCGGAATTTCGGGAGCATTTTCCTCGACCAGCTTCTTGAAAAAAGGTATTACCGATCCTCTGGATCCCATCACGTTACCGTAACGAACGACGGAAAATCGGGTTTTCCCTTCTCCTACTAGGTTGTTGGCGGCGGAGAAGAGTTTATCCGAGCAGAGTTTCGTCGCTCCGTAGAGGTTTATGGGGTTGGCCGCCTTGTCCGTCGACAGGGCTACCACTCTGTCCACGTCGTTGGCTATGGCCGCCTGTATGACGTTGTACGCTCCATTCACGTTCGTCTTTATGCATTCCATGGGATTGTATTCGGCGGCCGGAACCTGCTTCAAGGCGGCGGCGTGAACGACGAAATCGATTCCCTTCATCGCCATGGAAAGGCGATCGCCGTCGCGGACATCTCCGATGAAATATCTCATGCACGGGGCATCGTAAACCTGCTGCATTTCGTACTGTTTGAATTCGTCTCTGGAATATACGACTATTCGCTTGGGATTCCATTCCTCCAGCAATCTGCCG
It encodes the following:
- the pseB gene encoding UDP-N-acetylglucosamine 4,6-dehydratase (inverting), with the protein product MFDDRSILITGGTGSFGKAFIGRLLEEWNPKRIVVYSRDEFKQYEMQQVYDAPCMRYFIGDVRDGDRLSMAMKGIDFVVHAAALKQVPAAEYNPMECIKTNVNGAYNVIQAAIANDVDRVVALSTDKAANPINLYGATKLCSDKLFSAANNLVGEGKTRFSVVRYGNVMGSRGSVIPFFKKLVEENAPEIPITHDGMTRFWITLPQGVDFVVKAFLRMQGGELFVPKIPSARVVDIATAVAPKTPQKTVGIRPGEKLHEIMCPLDDARNVLEFEDHFVITPSLTFQSHRDFQRNELGETGKPVAEDFVYSSGENEWFLTVEEIAQMIERNCER